The following are encoded together in the Anaerostipes caccae L1-92 genome:
- a CDS encoding DUF1836 domain-containing protein — MDDLKEKLSKWLELDYILPEDIPNIDLYMDQITTFMDTELKNSTRFQGDKIFTKTMINNYSKNDLLPPSSKKKYSRNHMILLIYIYYLKNFMSISDIKSLLAPLKNHFYDDDRELSFFDIYEEIYQLEHRQKPVIAESVADDLKKARESFAFVEDEKDRDLLQHFSFITLLCYDIYAKKQLIEKMIDNFYTDSPEKEKKEKKMKK, encoded by the coding sequence ATGGATGATTTAAAAGAAAAGCTTTCAAAGTGGCTGGAATTAGACTATATACTACCGGAAGATATTCCAAATATCGACCTTTATATGGACCAGATCACAACTTTTATGGACACAGAATTAAAAAATTCCACCCGTTTTCAGGGAGATAAGATTTTCACCAAAACAATGATCAATAATTATTCAAAGAATGATCTGCTGCCGCCTTCCAGCAAAAAGAAATACTCCAGAAATCATATGATTCTTTTAATCTATATCTATTACCTGAAAAACTTCATGTCTATTTCAGATATCAAGTCTCTTTTGGCCCCGCTGAAAAACCACTTTTATGACGATGACAGGGAACTGTCGTTTTTCGATATCTATGAGGAGATTTATCAGCTGGAACACAGACAGAAGCCGGTGATCGCGGAATCCGTAGCGGATGACCTGAAAAAGGCCAGGGAATCTTTTGCTTTCGTGGAAGACGAAAAGGACCGGGATCTGCTTCAGCATTTTTCCTTCATCACACTTTTGTGCTATGATATTTATGCGAAAAAACAGCTGATCGAGAAAATGATCGACAATTTCTATACTGACAGTCCGGAAAAAGAAAAGAAAGAGAAAAAAATGAAGAAATAG
- a CDS encoding YerC/YecD family TrpR-related protein: MSKKIKTEAAKRLFQAILTLETEEECFTFFEDLCTVNELESLAQRFEVASMLREKHTYLEVAEKTGASTATISRVNRSLNYGSDGYDLVFNRMKK; the protein is encoded by the coding sequence ATGAGCAAAAAGATTAAGACAGAGGCCGCCAAACGGCTGTTTCAGGCGATTCTTACGTTGGAGACAGAGGAAGAGTGTTTTACTTTCTTTGAAGATTTATGTACGGTGAACGAATTGGAATCCCTGGCACAGCGTTTTGAAGTGGCTTCCATGCTCAGGGAAAAACATACGTATCTGGAAGTGGCAGAAAAGACGGGAGCATCCACGGCTACGATCAGCAGGGTCAACCGTTCTTTAAACTACGGAAGCGACGGATATGATTTGGTATTTAACAGAATGAAGAAATAG
- a CDS encoding ABC transporter substrate-binding protein produces the protein MKVKKLAAAFLSSVLALGVLSGCGTSKSEKETKKLTKVTLNEVTHSVFYAPQYVAIEKGYFKDEGIDLKVDTGFGADKSMTALISGNADIGFMGPEASIYQYNEGNQDYAVNFAQLTQRAGNFLVSRKKIKNFSWNDIKGKEVIGGRKGGMPQMIFEYVLKKQKIDPKKDIKMVQNIDFANTSGAFSGGTGDFTVEFEPNATALETQGAGYVAASIGVESGFVPYTTYCAKKSYIKKNPKIIQGFTNAIKKGQEYVNKHTPEEIAAVIGGQFPDVSKNDLITIIKRYKDQDTYKENPVFSEDGFALLQDILKNAGELDDSVPFDKLVDNTFAEKAK, from the coding sequence ATGAAAGTAAAAAAACTTGCTGCCGCGTTTCTGTCCTCTGTACTGGCTCTGGGCGTTTTGTCCGGATGCGGAACATCTAAATCCGAAAAAGAGACAAAAAAGCTCACCAAAGTCACCTTAAACGAAGTTACCCACTCTGTCTTCTATGCTCCCCAGTATGTAGCCATTGAAAAAGGATATTTCAAGGACGAAGGTATCGACCTGAAAGTGGATACAGGATTCGGTGCGGATAAAAGTATGACCGCTCTGATCTCGGGAAATGCAGACATCGGCTTCATGGGACCGGAAGCCAGCATCTATCAGTACAACGAAGGAAACCAGGACTATGCCGTCAACTTTGCGCAGCTTACCCAGCGTGCAGGCAACTTCCTCGTTTCCAGAAAAAAGATCAAAAACTTCTCATGGAACGATATCAAGGGCAAGGAAGTGATCGGCGGACGAAAAGGCGGAATGCCTCAGATGATCTTTGAGTATGTTCTGAAGAAACAGAAAATCGATCCGAAAAAAGATATCAAGATGGTCCAAAACATCGACTTTGCCAACACATCCGGGGCTTTTTCCGGCGGCACAGGAGACTTTACCGTGGAATTTGAACCCAATGCAACTGCCCTCGAAACACAGGGTGCGGGGTATGTTGCCGCATCCATAGGCGTGGAAAGCGGGTTTGTTCCTTATACGACCTACTGTGCAAAGAAGAGTTATATCAAAAAGAATCCAAAAATCATACAGGGCTTTACCAATGCCATCAAAAAAGGCCAGGAATACGTAAATAAACATACGCCGGAAGAGATTGCAGCTGTCATCGGCGGACAGTTCCCCGACGTATCGAAAAACGATTTGATCACCATCATCAAGCGCTACAAGGATCAGGATACCTATAAAGAAAATCCTGTGTTCAGTGAAGATGGGTTTGCCCTTCTTCAGGATATCCTGAAAAACGCAGGAGAATTAGATGACTCCGTCCCATTCGATAAACTGGTTGACAATACATTTGCCGAAAAAGCAAAGTAA
- a CDS encoding ABC transporter permease has product MQVFKCFFKIVRSKKLAMFIYAGIFFVLTILFSSFGKDSNTGFQTTKINVGIVDHDKSTASKALKTFLSNEQNVKDIKDEKKTMQNELFYRNAEYILILPKGFGESLLSQNKKVQIENVKVPGSTSGYMIDEQVNKFTKMVRSYLAAGFSEQQAVERAENTLKSSAQVNLLGSKKAGEQSNTSYYFQYLAYIFIALITVAVSPVFMVFYKKDIRRRNQCSAATERSRNLQLALGTLTASVGCWLVFMLLAMAIYRDEIFQGNLLLFMLNSLMFMGVSAGISFLAGLLVTNDDALQGVVNVVSLGSAFLGGVFVPLEFMSKQVLTVSRFLPTYWYIRSNKLIDQLDVFDMSHIWPAMQGILIQAGFALALFAAAMLVSKQKRTA; this is encoded by the coding sequence ATGCAAGTATTTAAATGCTTTTTTAAAATTGTCAGAAGTAAAAAACTCGCAATGTTTATATATGCCGGAATCTTTTTCGTACTGACCATCTTATTTTCAAGCTTCGGTAAAGACAGCAATACCGGATTCCAGACAACAAAAATTAATGTTGGCATTGTAGATCATGATAAAAGCACGGCTTCCAAAGCTCTGAAGACATTTCTCTCAAATGAACAAAATGTAAAAGACATAAAAGATGAGAAGAAAACAATGCAGAATGAATTGTTTTACAGAAATGCAGAATATATTCTGATTCTGCCGAAAGGATTCGGGGAGAGCCTGTTAAGCCAAAATAAAAAGGTACAAATAGAAAATGTAAAGGTTCCCGGCTCAACCAGCGGATATATGATTGACGAACAGGTAAATAAGTTTACAAAGATGGTGAGGAGCTATCTGGCCGCAGGGTTTTCAGAACAGCAGGCGGTGGAGAGGGCAGAAAATACATTAAAGTCATCGGCACAGGTGAACCTGCTGGGAAGCAAAAAGGCCGGCGAACAGAGCAATACCTCGTATTATTTTCAGTACCTTGCCTATATCTTCATTGCCCTGATCACAGTGGCAGTGAGTCCGGTATTCATGGTCTTTTATAAAAAAGATATCAGAAGAAGAAACCAGTGCTCCGCGGCTACAGAACGATCCAGGAATCTTCAGCTGGCGCTTGGGACACTGACGGCATCCGTGGGCTGCTGGCTGGTGTTTATGCTGCTGGCTATGGCGATATACCGGGATGAGATTTTTCAGGGCAATCTTTTGTTGTTTATGCTCAACAGCCTTATGTTCATGGGCGTTTCGGCAGGCATCTCTTTTCTTGCGGGGCTTCTCGTCACTAATGATGACGCACTCCAGGGGGTAGTAAATGTGGTGTCTCTTGGAAGTGCATTCCTTGGCGGAGTGTTTGTACCGCTTGAGTTTATGAGCAAACAGGTACTGACTGTTTCAAGATTCCTTCCGACCTATTGGTATATCAGATCCAATAAGCTGATCGACCAGCTGGATGTTTTTGATATGAGCCATATATGGCCTGCAATGCAGGGTATCCTGATTCAGGCGGGATTTGCCCTGGCACTGTTTGCGGCGGCCATGCTTGTGAGCAAACAGAAGAGGACTGCTTAG
- a CDS encoding ABC transporter permease — MFWHLYKYHFKASIRNKSAIFWSFAFPLILATLFYFGFGNLLNDSEELKPVPAAIVETKAAKDAEGFKQTVAELSKKGEDQLLKVKYTSLKKAEKLLQDGKIDGFYTLGDNIRLTVKENGINQTILKEVSDQYIQMNHMVQQTIKEHPEGMEKLVKAISQNMVENQQISLGNEDANMMVQYFYALLAMVCLYGGFLGLQSALHAQANLSDIAARKAVSPADKLKSTAADFLVGVTVQFLAFLVAIGYMRLVLKIDLGSQAGFILLAGFIGCFTGVSIGLFIGSIGRMSRDTKSGLNIAISMFFCFFSGLMIGNMKDIVEKHVPLFNRINPAALITDCFYSLNIYDDLSVYLRSCISLIIISVLFCLGSFFMMRRKKYASI, encoded by the coding sequence ATGTTTTGGCATTTATATAAATATCATTTCAAAGCATCCATTAGAAATAAGTCCGCTATTTTTTGGAGTTTTGCATTTCCTCTCATACTTGCTACCCTGTTCTATTTCGGATTTGGAAATCTTTTAAACGATTCGGAAGAACTGAAACCAGTCCCGGCAGCAATCGTGGAGACGAAGGCGGCAAAAGATGCGGAAGGATTTAAGCAGACTGTGGCGGAGCTTTCAAAAAAGGGGGAAGATCAGCTTCTGAAAGTGAAGTACACATCTTTGAAGAAAGCCGAAAAGCTGCTCCAAGACGGAAAGATTGACGGCTTTTATACTCTGGGAGACAACATAAGGCTTACAGTGAAAGAAAATGGCATCAACCAGACGATTTTAAAAGAGGTCAGCGATCAATATATCCAGATGAATCATATGGTACAGCAAACGATAAAAGAACACCCGGAAGGGATGGAAAAACTGGTGAAGGCGATATCACAGAATATGGTAGAGAATCAGCAGATCAGTCTGGGGAATGAAGATGCCAATATGATGGTGCAGTATTTTTATGCGCTGCTTGCGATGGTATGTCTCTACGGAGGTTTTCTGGGACTTCAGAGTGCCCTCCATGCTCAGGCGAACTTGTCGGATATTGCGGCCAGAAAAGCAGTTTCTCCGGCAGATAAGCTGAAAAGTACAGCAGCTGATTTCCTCGTAGGCGTGACGGTACAGTTTTTGGCATTCCTGGTGGCAATCGGTTATATGCGGCTCGTTCTGAAAATTGATCTTGGAAGTCAGGCAGGATTTATTTTGCTGGCAGGATTTATCGGATGTTTTACCGGGGTGTCCATAGGGCTGTTCATCGGTTCGATCGGCCGGATGTCCAGGGATACAAAAAGCGGGCTCAACATAGCCATCAGTATGTTTTTCTGCTTCTTCAGCGGATTAATGATAGGAAACATGAAAGACATCGTGGAAAAACATGTACCGCTTTTCAACAGAATCAATCCGGCAGCACTGATCACGGACTGCTTTTACAGCCTGAATATTTATGATGACCTGTCAGTTTATCTCAGAAGCTGCATTTCACTGATCATAATTTCTGTTTTATTTTGCCTTGGGAGTTTTTTCATGATGAGGAGGAAAAAATATGCAAGTATTTAA
- a CDS encoding ABC transporter ATP-binding protein has product MEQSVIEIKNLVKRYKDLLALDHLNMEVRQGEVFGLLGPNGSGKTTAINCILGLLSYDKGEIRVFGKPMEADSYESKREIGVVMQNVAVFDELTVVENIDYFCGLYVRDKKERKRLVEEAVQFVELEEFRKFYPPKLSGGLLRRLNIACGIAHKPKLIFLDEPTVAVDPQSRNKILEGILELNRQGTTVVYTSHYMEEVEQICSRILIMDKGRPLATGTKEELKQMIKMGEKITVDVSDLKEEELQAVRNMKHVFQADYTDGKLYVQCSGGSHNLVNVLGYLSEREVSFGRVYSELPTLNDVFLEITGKQLRD; this is encoded by the coding sequence ATGGAACAGTCTGTCATCGAAATAAAAAATTTAGTTAAGAGATATAAGGATCTTCTGGCACTGGATCATTTAAATATGGAGGTCAGGCAAGGAGAGGTTTTTGGACTTCTCGGGCCGAACGGTTCAGGGAAGACCACAGCCATCAACTGTATACTGGGACTCTTATCCTATGATAAAGGGGAGATCAGAGTTTTCGGGAAACCTATGGAAGCCGATTCTTATGAGAGCAAAAGAGAAATCGGTGTGGTCATGCAGAATGTTGCAGTCTTTGATGAACTTACGGTTGTTGAAAATATTGATTATTTCTGCGGACTTTATGTCAGAGACAAGAAGGAGAGAAAGAGGCTTGTGGAAGAGGCTGTCCAGTTTGTGGAACTGGAAGAATTTCGGAAGTTTTACCCGCCAAAACTTTCCGGAGGCCTGTTAAGACGCCTCAATATCGCCTGCGGCATTGCCCATAAACCAAAATTGATCTTTTTGGATGAACCGACCGTAGCAGTTGATCCCCAGAGCCGCAATAAGATTCTGGAGGGGATTCTTGAATTGAACCGGCAGGGGACGACTGTCGTTTATACCTCTCATTATATGGAGGAAGTGGAGCAGATCTGCAGCAGGATACTGATCATGGATAAGGGGCGTCCGCTGGCTACAGGCACGAAAGAGGAACTGAAGCAGATGATCAAAATGGGAGAAAAGATCACGGTGGATGTATCTGACCTAAAAGAAGAGGAACTTCAGGCAGTACGTAATATGAAACATGTATTCCAAGCGGATTACACAGACGGAAAACTCTATGTGCAGTGCAGCGGGGGCAGTCACAACCTGGTAAATGTTCTCGGATACCTGTCTGAAAGAGAAGTTTCGTTCGGCAGAGTTTATTCGGAGCTTCCCACATTAAATGACGTATTTCTGGAGATCACAGGAAAACAGCTGAGAGATTAG